In one window of Candidatus Thermoplasmatota archaeon DNA:
- a CDS encoding NEW3 domain-containing protein: MSTRPHERRFARAALAVALLALPTLVPSPVSAQIEQDPVLRPGVQYDWWNATWHFRVPILVHPHLPDPFRKGEWIDLSPGGANGGKTGLVNYPVEIDLDFTKLVRSGTVEGARWPQDALGRLSSFTLDVASPRVVAYNRDSGKVDAAQGVAGLMPSRFHPGVLRSTTPLDPAFNASTNAIGTLAFVVGQSAFGPAKPFDRPLLYYVYFDIVQNGNKPLPKFTEAQMGLLDGMYWIRSGTTFYGWAPANGAEAGAPAVLDVMPHFPNTTVRLYRYRLENFEPDPIPLCGEARNNPPCIPGNEKTKMRDGGIVIEGDHFQATPLTVTVVNGDQDFYFKVVASKPVTVSLRQDYLYRPNPPETVGTFYPTATVVPAVDGGIVGRRFHFLPASAPQSDTSPTPMYIVALDGPTEVRIFDARVSQSGPRWSNRVPKETPVNIPSATLVGSDGSPMRIEAEGRIMVFTTGANDNYLYQMPSKHGAPAGTQVYGAFARSFVTTAYAPTEFIGTRMVSPTCDQLTTPPQLGRIPYCDGTLTIKPHAVRSNVQSQNTHNDRAEPWTFYAVEGGPISVASGRRGYMAAGGLDGGRVFEVRIPSTGSNSLPGWMNIFPVHNNTVVTVKEETLLANGTTQFTTRLTRTLNQNDYVWRQNNQPIFRSGAKDAFFRVEASKPVLVNVYTPGSQLYGTFYQGTLAPVKIEVGIVNFYGNLVAWKERTLSGTFKPGDTAKFTLTAVNLGRGLGNTSITDDFEIDQDFQGSTQKWRVTVSTAIERSIPTGGTRDVTVAIRIDPSVKTGEQITFNLTLTSGANPRIQDTARVTVSVQTRYDFQMSFVGRVAQAKTSFASLQSAGTHEFTVLVKNTGTGADNVTLSVSPGGPGGFPFTAEIVDAAGRRIADSSGLKGRVALPEKGETEVKLRVRAPRNDLPLQWEFVVQGASVADASTQDQVTATVSINIRTDLRVDAENSTFRVTPGTTTHLPIKVTNLGSDTEVVLGVVSPAAPDWTYAIEPSRVTLRGQGDSRVVNLSVLPGPSARVGQVLPFQVKATALTEEADGGLKENATRVTAIVVNNFTLVVPTPLPRSLDPGAKVSFDFEIASRANGAMRVSLVPSALPPGWSFAEVNPPGTFDLLPGEARAVSVVVAAKPNEDPGEFAIGVGFLLSDAEGSRHLFEKVVAARVKRFFDYEAIVESDGFVRPGGKTRVALAVTNTGNGPEEIVLETVPPPGWTMRFERPDDRIVRLEPGQSTRVAFEVTAPRNATSDSARLEVRGVINQERERVTPIDLVIERLDLSVVKVDAKANRFAVGETVLFEITVLNNGTVPASRVEVALVADGQVVKNATLESLAPNEARKIQLPWNVIRASTFEIAIDPSNRFHEENRANNALKYDLSARSSGAFTPVPAFAIVVAALGAALLLRRRVAP; this comes from the coding sequence ATGAGCACGAGGCCCCACGAGCGCAGGTTCGCCCGCGCGGCGCTAGCCGTGGCGCTCCTCGCGCTCCCCACGCTCGTGCCCTCGCCGGTCTCGGCCCAGATCGAGCAGGATCCCGTCCTCCGCCCCGGCGTCCAGTACGACTGGTGGAACGCGACGTGGCACTTCCGCGTCCCGATCCTCGTCCACCCGCACCTCCCCGACCCCTTCCGCAAGGGCGAGTGGATCGACCTCTCGCCGGGCGGCGCGAACGGCGGCAAGACCGGGCTCGTGAACTATCCCGTCGAGATCGACCTCGACTTCACGAAGCTCGTGCGCAGCGGCACCGTGGAGGGCGCGCGGTGGCCCCAGGACGCGCTCGGTCGGCTGTCGAGCTTCACGCTCGACGTCGCGAGCCCGCGCGTCGTGGCCTACAACCGCGACTCGGGCAAGGTCGACGCCGCGCAGGGCGTCGCGGGCCTCATGCCCTCGCGCTTCCACCCCGGCGTGCTGCGCTCGACGACGCCGCTCGATCCGGCCTTCAACGCGAGCACGAACGCGATCGGAACCCTTGCGTTCGTCGTCGGGCAGTCCGCCTTCGGACCCGCGAAGCCGTTCGACCGCCCGCTTCTCTACTACGTCTACTTCGACATCGTGCAGAACGGCAACAAGCCGCTCCCGAAGTTCACCGAGGCCCAGATGGGCCTTCTCGACGGGATGTACTGGATCCGCTCGGGCACCACCTTCTACGGGTGGGCTCCCGCGAACGGCGCGGAAGCCGGCGCGCCGGCCGTGCTCGACGTCATGCCGCACTTCCCGAACACGACCGTCAGGCTCTATCGCTACCGGCTCGAGAACTTCGAGCCCGATCCGATCCCGCTTTGCGGCGAGGCGCGGAACAATCCGCCCTGCATCCCCGGCAACGAGAAGACGAAGATGCGCGACGGCGGGATCGTGATCGAGGGCGACCATTTCCAGGCGACGCCCCTCACCGTCACCGTCGTGAACGGCGACCAGGATTTCTACTTCAAGGTCGTCGCGTCGAAGCCCGTCACGGTCTCGCTGAGGCAGGACTACCTCTACCGGCCCAACCCGCCCGAGACGGTCGGGACGTTCTATCCCACCGCGACGGTCGTCCCCGCCGTCGACGGGGGCATCGTCGGTCGCCGCTTCCACTTCCTTCCCGCGTCCGCGCCCCAGAGCGACACGTCGCCGACCCCCATGTACATCGTCGCGCTCGACGGCCCCACGGAGGTGCGCATCTTCGACGCTCGAGTATCGCAGAGCGGCCCGAGGTGGTCGAACCGCGTTCCGAAGGAAACGCCCGTGAACATCCCGAGCGCGACCCTCGTCGGGTCGGACGGATCGCCGATGCGGATCGAAGCCGAAGGCCGCATCATGGTGTTCACGACCGGGGCCAACGACAACTATCTCTACCAGATGCCGTCGAAGCACGGCGCACCGGCGGGAACCCAGGTCTACGGCGCCTTCGCGCGGTCCTTCGTGACGACAGCCTACGCGCCCACCGAGTTCATCGGAACGCGCATGGTCTCGCCGACCTGCGACCAGCTCACGACGCCCCCGCAGCTCGGCCGCATCCCGTACTGCGACGGAACCCTCACGATCAAGCCGCACGCCGTCCGCTCGAACGTCCAGAGCCAGAACACGCACAACGACCGCGCCGAGCCCTGGACCTTCTACGCGGTCGAAGGAGGACCCATCTCGGTCGCCTCGGGCCGACGAGGATACATGGCCGCGGGCGGTCTCGACGGCGGCCGCGTCTTCGAGGTCCGCATCCCCTCCACCGGGTCGAACAGCCTCCCGGGATGGATGAACATCTTTCCCGTCCACAACAACACCGTCGTGACCGTCAAGGAGGAAACCCTCCTCGCGAACGGCACGACCCAGTTCACGACGCGCCTCACGCGGACGCTCAACCAGAACGACTACGTGTGGCGCCAGAACAACCAGCCCATCTTCCGGTCGGGCGCGAAGGACGCCTTCTTCCGCGTGGAAGCGTCGAAGCCCGTGCTCGTGAACGTGTACACGCCGGGGAGCCAGCTCTACGGGACGTTCTACCAGGGCACGCTCGCGCCCGTGAAGATCGAGGTCGGCATCGTCAACTTCTACGGAAACCTCGTCGCGTGGAAGGAGCGAACGCTTTCGGGGACGTTCAAGCCGGGCGACACGGCCAAGTTCACGCTCACCGCGGTGAACCTCGGCCGCGGCCTCGGCAACACGAGCATCACGGACGACTTCGAGATCGACCAGGACTTCCAGGGCTCGACCCAGAAATGGCGCGTCACGGTCTCGACCGCGATCGAGCGCTCGATCCCGACGGGCGGAACGCGCGACGTCACCGTGGCGATCCGCATCGACCCCTCGGTGAAGACCGGCGAGCAGATCACCTTCAACCTCACGCTCACGAGCGGAGCCAACCCGCGCATCCAGGATACCGCGCGCGTCACGGTGAGCGTGCAGACGCGTTACGACTTCCAGATGTCGTTCGTCGGCCGCGTCGCGCAGGCCAAGACCTCGTTCGCGAGCCTCCAGTCCGCGGGCACGCACGAGTTCACGGTCCTCGTGAAGAACACGGGCACGGGCGCGGACAACGTCACGCTCTCCGTGAGCCCCGGCGGTCCCGGCGGCTTCCCGTTCACGGCCGAGATCGTCGACGCGGCGGGCCGCCGCATCGCGGATTCCTCGGGTCTCAAGGGTCGCGTCGCGCTCCCCGAGAAGGGCGAAACGGAGGTCAAGCTCCGCGTGCGCGCGCCGCGCAACGACCTCCCCCTCCAATGGGAGTTCGTCGTCCAGGGCGCCTCGGTCGCGGACGCCTCGACCCAGGACCAGGTCACGGCCACGGTGAGCATCAACATCCGCACGGACCTTCGGGTCGACGCCGAGAACTCGACCTTCCGCGTCACGCCCGGAACGACGACGCACCTCCCGATCAAGGTCACGAACCTGGGAAGCGACACGGAGGTCGTCCTCGGCGTCGTCTCCCCCGCGGCCCCCGACTGGACGTACGCGATCGAGCCTTCGCGCGTGACGCTCCGCGGCCAGGGCGACAGCCGGGTCGTGAACCTCTCGGTGCTGCCGGGACCGAGCGCGCGCGTCGGTCAGGTGCTTCCCTTCCAGGTGAAGGCGACCGCGCTCACCGAGGAAGCCGACGGCGGCCTCAAGGAGAACGCGACGCGCGTGACCGCCATCGTCGTCAACAACTTCACACTCGTCGTTCCGACCCCGCTCCCCCGCAGTCTCGACCCGGGCGCCAAGGTGAGCTTCGATTTCGAGATCGCAAGCCGCGCGAACGGCGCGATGCGGGTCTCTCTCGTGCCCTCCGCGCTCCCGCCCGGCTGGTCCTTCGCAGAGGTCAATCCGCCGGGCACCTTCGACCTGCTGCCGGGCGAGGCGCGCGCCGTCTCGGTCGTCGTCGCCGCGAAGCCCAACGAGGATCCGGGCGAATTCGCGATCGGCGTCGGCTTCCTCCTCTCGGACGCGGAAGGCTCGCGCCACCTGTTCGAGAAGGTCGTCGCGGCCCGCGTGAAGCGATTCTTCGACTACGAGGCCATCGTGGAGTCCGACGGGTTCGTCCGTCCCGGCGGAAAGACGCGCGTCGCGCTCGCGGTCACGAACACCGGCAACGGTCCCGAGGAGATCGTCCTCGAGACCGTCCCGCCCCCGGGTTGGACGATGCGGTTCGAGCGGCCCGATGACCGCATCGTCAGGCTCGAGCCCGGCCAATCCACGCGCGTGGCCTTCGAGGTCACCGCGCCGCGCAACGCCACAAGCGACAGCGCGCGGCTCGAGGTCCGCGGCGTCATCAACCAGGAGCGCGAGCGCGTGACGCCGATCGACCTCGTGATCGAGCGCCTCGACCTCAGCGTCGTGAAGGTCGACGCGAAGGCCAACCGCTTCGCGGTCGGCGAGACCGTCCTCTTCGAGATCACCGTCCTCAACAACGGCACCGTGCCCGCGAGCCGCGTCGAGGTCGCGCTCGTCGCGGACGGGCAGGTCGTGAAGAACGCGACGCTCGAGAGCCTCGCCCCAAACGAGGCCCGCAAGATCCAGCTCCCGTGGAACGTCATCCGGGCCTCGACGTTCGAGATCGCGATCGATCCCTCGAACCGCTTCCACGAGGAGAACCGCGCGAACAACGCCCTCAAATACGACCTTTCGGCCCGATCAAGCGGCGCCTTCACGCCCGTTCCGGCCTTCGCGATCGTCGTCGCGGCGCTCGGCGCGGCCCTGCTCCTTAGGCGGAGGGTCGCCCCGTGA